A section of the Pseudomonas prosekii genome encodes:
- a CDS encoding MurR/RpiR family transcriptional regulator, with protein sequence MDILYQIRARQDSFSAGEGRIARLMLDDVGFASSASLDELALRAEVSTATLSRFARTVGCRDLRDLRLQLAQASGVGRRFLDPAGTPEQSGFYRQIVGDIESTLHEHLAAFDESRFADAVKLLGKARMIHAFGMGGCSTLCSDELQVRLVRLGYPIAVCSDPVMMRITAASLGAEHAVIACSLTGITPELLEAVELARSYGARILAITRADSPLALLADVLLPLQGVETSFIYKPTAARYGMLLAIDVLATELALANPEDNQERLRRIKLALDDYRGGDDHLPLGD encoded by the coding sequence ATGGACATCCTCTACCAGATCCGCGCTCGCCAGGATTCGTTCAGCGCCGGCGAAGGTCGCATCGCCCGGCTGATGCTCGACGACGTCGGTTTTGCCTCATCCGCCAGCCTCGACGAATTGGCCCTGCGCGCGGAAGTCAGCACCGCCACGCTGTCACGGTTCGCGCGCACGGTCGGCTGCCGCGACTTGCGCGATTTGCGTCTGCAACTGGCGCAGGCCAGCGGCGTCGGCAGGCGTTTCCTCGACCCGGCAGGCACGCCGGAACAATCGGGTTTTTATCGGCAGATTGTCGGCGACATCGAATCGACCTTGCACGAGCACTTGGCCGCGTTTGACGAGTCGCGGTTCGCCGATGCGGTGAAATTGCTCGGCAAGGCGCGGATGATTCATGCGTTCGGCATGGGCGGTTGTTCGACGTTGTGCAGCGATGAACTGCAAGTGCGCCTGGTGCGTCTCGGCTATCCGATTGCGGTGTGCAGCGACCCGGTGATGATGCGCATCACCGCCGCCAGCCTCGGCGCCGAACACGCGGTGATTGCCTGCTCGCTGACCGGCATCACCCCGGAGCTGCTTGAAGCCGTGGAACTGGCGCGCAGCTACGGCGCGCGGATTCTCGCGATCACCCGCGCCGACTCGCCGCTGGCGCTATTGGCCGATGTATTGCTGCCGCTGCAAGGCGTCGAAACCTCGTTTATCTACAAACCGACGGCTGCGCGCTACGGCATGTTGCTGGCCATCGACGTGCTCGCCACCGAGCTGGCGCTGGCCAATCCTGAAGACAATCAAGAACGTCTGCGGCGGATCAAACTCGCCCTCGACGATTACCGCGGCGGCGACGATCACCTGCCGCTGGGAGACTGA
- a CDS encoding GntP family permease produces the protein MTPSFGYWLLVYAAVAIIALIVLIARYRLNPFIVITLVSIGLALLAGMPPSGVVGAYEAGVGKTLGHIALVVALGTMLGKMMAESGGAEQMARTLIDRFGEKNAHWAMVCIAFLVGLPLFFEVGFVLLVPIAFTVARRVGVSILMVGLPMVAGLSVVHALVPPHPAAMLAVQAYQASVGQTLLYAILIGIPTAIIAGPLYAKFIVPRIHLPADNPMERQFLDREPRDRLPGFGITMATILLPVVLMLIGGWANLISTPGSGFNQFLLFIGNSVIALLLATLLSFWTLGLAQGFSRESILKFTNECLAPTASITLLVGAGGGLNRILVDAGVTDQIVSLAQVFHLSPLIMGWLFAALMRVATGSATVAMTTASGIVAPVAIGLGYPHPELLVLATGAGSVIFSHVNDGGFWLIKEYFNMTVAQTFKTWTVLETLISVVAFGLTLGLSYLL, from the coding sequence ATGACGCCTTCCTTTGGCTATTGGCTGCTGGTTTATGCCGCTGTCGCCATCATTGCGCTGATCGTTCTGATCGCGCGTTATCGACTCAATCCGTTCATCGTCATCACCCTGGTTTCGATTGGCCTGGCGCTGTTGGCGGGGATGCCGCCGTCGGGCGTGGTAGGCGCTTATGAGGCGGGCGTGGGCAAGACGCTGGGGCATATTGCGCTGGTGGTGGCGTTGGGGACGATGCTGGGCAAGATGATGGCGGAGTCGGGTGGCGCGGAGCAGATGGCGCGCACGCTGATCGACCGTTTTGGCGAGAAGAACGCGCATTGGGCGATGGTGTGCATCGCGTTTCTGGTCGGGTTGCCGCTGTTTTTCGAGGTCGGTTTTGTCTTGCTGGTGCCGATTGCGTTCACCGTGGCGCGGCGCGTCGGGGTGTCGATTCTGATGGTCGGTTTGCCGATGGTCGCGGGGTTGTCGGTGGTGCACGCGTTGGTGCCGCCACACCCGGCGGCGATGTTGGCGGTGCAGGCGTATCAAGCGTCGGTCGGACAGACGCTGCTGTACGCGATTTTGATTGGTATTCCGACGGCGATTATCGCCGGGCCGCTGTACGCCAAATTCATCGTGCCGCGCATCCACTTGCCGGCAGATAACCCGATGGAACGGCAATTTCTCGACCGCGAGCCGCGTGATCGGCTGCCGGGTTTCGGCATCACCATGGCGACCATTCTGCTGCCGGTGGTGCTGATGCTGATTGGCGGTTGGGCCAACCTGATTTCCACGCCGGGCAGCGGCTTCAATCAATTCCTGCTGTTTATCGGCAACTCGGTGATCGCCTTGCTGCTGGCGACGTTGCTGAGCTTCTGGACCTTGGGTCTGGCGCAGGGCTTCAGCCGTGAATCGATCCTCAAATTCACCAATGAATGCCTGGCACCGACCGCCAGCATTACCTTGCTGGTCGGCGCCGGCGGCGGTCTGAACCGGATTCTGGTGGACGCCGGCGTCACCGATCAAATCGTCAGCCTGGCGCAGGTTTTTCACCTGTCGCCGCTGATCATGGGTTGGCTGTTCGCCGCGTTGATGCGCGTTGCTACCGGTTCGGCGACCGTGGCCATGACCACCGCGTCCGGCATCGTCGCGCCGGTGGCCATTGGTCTGGGTTATCCGCATCCGGAGTTACTGGTGCTGGCGACGGGCGCAGGCTCGGTTATCTTTTCCCACGTCAACGACGGCGGCTTCTGGCTGATCAAGGAATACTTCAATATGACGGTTGCCCAGACTTTCAAGACCTGGACGGTGCTCGAAACGCTGATATCGGTGGTAGCTTTCGGGCTGACCCTGGGTCTTTCCTACCTGCTTTAG
- a CDS encoding NAD-dependent epimerase/dehydratase family protein, whose amino-acid sequence MNVFVTGAAGFIGGSIATGLVQAGHKVTGLVRSAEQAQELSALGIRPIIGTLDDSALLAEQAHAADAVINAASSDHLAAVEALLEALRGSNKVFLHTSGSSIVGDASGGKSSDVIYYEDHLPAPTVDKAARVAIDNLILAAAKDGVNSAVICNTLIYGHSLGVKRDSVQLPRLLKQARNSGIVRHVGTGKNIWSNVHIEDVVALYLLALSKNVPGTFYFVESGESSFIDMTTAMAEALKLGAPQDWPLKDAEAAWGYEMANYGLGSNSRVRGKHAREQLGWAPKRTSVVEWIRNEMV is encoded by the coding sequence GCGGCTCGATCGCCACAGGTCTGGTCCAGGCCGGGCATAAAGTCACCGGCCTGGTGCGCAGCGCCGAACAAGCGCAGGAACTCAGCGCGCTCGGCATCCGCCCGATCATCGGCACCCTCGACGACAGCGCTCTGCTGGCCGAACAGGCGCACGCCGCTGATGCGGTGATCAACGCCGCCAGCAGCGACCATCTCGCCGCTGTCGAAGCGTTGCTCGAGGCCCTTCGCGGCTCCAACAAAGTATTCCTCCACACCAGCGGTTCGAGCATCGTCGGCGATGCCTCGGGCGGTAAATCCAGCGACGTCATCTATTACGAAGACCACCTGCCGGCGCCAACCGTCGATAAAGCCGCCCGCGTCGCCATCGACAACCTGATCCTCGCCGCCGCGAAGGACGGGGTGAATTCGGCGGTGATCTGCAACACCTTGATCTATGGCCACAGCCTCGGCGTCAAACGCGACAGCGTGCAGTTGCCACGCCTGCTCAAACAGGCGCGCAACAGCGGTATCGTCCGCCACGTCGGCACCGGCAAGAACATCTGGTCCAACGTGCACATCGAAGACGTCGTCGCCCTGTACCTGCTAGCGCTGAGCAAAAACGTCCCGGGCACTTTCTACTTCGTCGAAAGCGGCGAGTCGTCGTTCATCGACATGACCACCGCCATGGCCGAGGCACTGAAGCTCGGCGCACCGCAAGACTGGCCACTCAAAGACGCCGAAGCCGCGTGGGGCTACGAAATGGCCAACTACGGCCTCGGCTCCAACAGCCGCGTGCGCGGCAAACACGCACGCGAACAACTGGGCTGGGCGCCGAAACGCACGTCGGTGGTTGAATGGATTCGTAACGAAATGGTGTGA